One genomic segment of uncultured Desulfobacter sp. includes these proteins:
- a CDS encoding ATP-binding protein codes for MQSAKTKFPRFYLRAFREKKGGMIRIEIEDNGPGMDEETRSKIFDPFFTTKPVSEGTGLGLSVSYFIITENHNGRMEVNSEPGKGATFIIRLPVEGKKDRT; via the coding sequence ATGCAAAGTGCAAAAACGAAATTTCCAAGGTTTTATCTCAGAGCTTTTAGAGAGAAGAAAGGAGGAATGATTCGGATAGAAATAGAAGATAATGGACCAGGTATGGATGAGGAAACTCGATCAAAAATTTTTGACCCATTTTTTACAACAAAACCGGTTAGTGAAGGAACCGGCCTTGGGCTTTCTGTTTCATATTTTATAATAACAGAAAATCATAACGGCAGGATGGAAGTTAATTCTGAACCAGGGAAAGGAGCAACTTTTATTATCCGACTTCCGGTTGAAGGGAAAAAAGATAGGACTTAA
- a CDS encoding DUF6691 family protein: MTIFLAIILGIFFGFALQRVGATNPANIINMLRLTDLHLMKAIFFAIGLSSTLLFVLMNIGLIDPGHLSVKSSYFGVIIGGAIMGVGFAVAGYCPGTGLTALADGRKDALFFVGGGLLGALIYTLVYGNIQNTWLFNKIAGGKVMLATGSDTFQALLPTIPGTLLAACIGIAFMIIAWILPKKI, from the coding sequence ATGACTATTTTTCTTGCCATAATACTCGGTATTTTTTTTGGATTTGCCCTACAGCGGGTGGGTGCCACTAATCCGGCAAACATTATCAATATGCTGCGCCTGACCGATCTACACCTGATGAAAGCTATCTTTTTTGCCATCGGCCTCAGTTCAACCCTGTTATTTGTACTCATGAACATTGGTCTTATTGATCCAGGACACCTTTCCGTTAAAAGCAGTTACTTTGGCGTGATTATCGGCGGGGCTATTATGGGAGTCGGATTCGCCGTGGCCGGTTACTGCCCGGGTACGGGCCTGACAGCCCTTGCGGATGGTCGCAAAGATGCCCTGTTTTTCGTGGGTGGCGGGCTGTTAGGCGCCTTAATATATACCTTGGTATACGGCAATATTCAAAACACCTGGCTGTTTAATAAAATAGCAGGCGGCAAAGTGATGCTGGCTACAGGCTCGGATACGTTTCAAGCACTTTTACCCACCATTCCGGGCACCCTGTTGGCAGCCTGCATTGGGATCGCTTTTATGATCATCGCATGGATTCTGCCTAAAAAAATATAG
- a CDS encoding YeeE/YedE thiosulfate transporter family protein, translating to MNGQLNWFKGGLLLGAAFFLAVALVKPIGVSTQFVIADGIVWNVFSDTVIQKDTASKSGYASPNAYLNKSGGKYAKNVAKPLNYSFIFVIAMVIGAFISAQLGGPKPTAQDRIAPEPWRNRFGQKPVLRYVTVFLAGVLVLFGARLAGGCTSGHMMSGMMQTSLSGYLFALGTFAAAVPIAVLVYKRR from the coding sequence ATGAATGGACAATTGAACTGGTTTAAAGGCGGTCTTTTACTGGGCGCTGCATTTTTTCTGGCGGTGGCCCTCGTGAAACCCATCGGGGTGTCCACCCAATTTGTCATTGCCGACGGTATTGTTTGGAATGTATTTTCCGACACTGTGATTCAAAAAGATACGGCAAGCAAATCAGGATATGCCAGCCCCAATGCATATTTGAACAAAAGCGGCGGAAAATACGCTAAAAACGTTGCAAAGCCTTTGAACTACAGTTTTATATTTGTCATTGCCATGGTCATTGGTGCCTTTATATCGGCACAACTGGGCGGACCAAAACCAACAGCTCAGGACCGCATTGCCCCTGAGCCCTGGCGGAACCGTTTTGGACAAAAACCTGTGCTGCGGTATGTAACAGTATTTTTAGCCGGTGTCCTGGTTTTATTCGGTGCTCGTCTGGCCGGCGGGTGTACCAGTGGGCATATGATGAGCGGCATGATGCAGACATCTTTGAGCGGATATCTATTTGCCCTTGGGACATTTGCCGCAGCCGTTCCTATTGCTGTACTTGTTTACAAAAGACGTTAG
- a CDS encoding ribose-phosphate pyrophosphokinase — translation MTDNLKIFSGGSNPDLATEICKHIGIPLSPMKVSRFSNDNLFVQIKESVREDDVFVVQSLTTPVSDHLMELMLTLDALRSASAKRITAVIPYYSYARSDKKDAPRISIAARLVADLLKTAGADRVLTMDLHADAVHGFFSIPVDHLTAMPTICDYFATLLDLSKVVVVATDAGGAKRAGRFAQRLDTSLAIIDKRRLSDSDVEQGLVVGNVKGLDAIVFDDEISTGGTLVSTVDTLRRAGAAKVYVGATHPVLCGQAVENLSQTFISEIVVSNTVHIPAEKQFPQLKALSVAPLFARAIKHIHTGESVSALFKP, via the coding sequence ATGACAGACAATTTAAAAATATTTTCCGGTGGATCCAATCCAGATCTGGCAACGGAAATCTGTAAGCATATCGGAATTCCTTTAAGTCCTATGAAAGTATCCCGGTTTTCAAATGACAATTTATTCGTTCAAATAAAAGAAAGTGTCAGGGAAGACGATGTATTCGTGGTCCAGTCTTTAACTACGCCTGTCAGTGACCACCTCATGGAGCTGATGCTTACCCTGGATGCCTTGCGCAGCGCATCTGCCAAACGGATTACAGCCGTCATCCCTTATTATTCATATGCCAGGTCTGATAAAAAGGATGCCCCAAGAATTTCCATTGCTGCCCGCCTGGTGGCGGATCTTTTGAAAACTGCCGGAGCAGACCGGGTACTGACTATGGATTTGCACGCCGATGCCGTGCATGGATTTTTCAGTATTCCCGTGGATCATTTAACAGCCATGCCTACAATTTGTGATTATTTTGCAACACTTCTGGATCTGTCAAAGGTGGTGGTGGTGGCCACTGATGCCGGCGGGGCTAAAAGAGCCGGTCGGTTTGCCCAACGTCTGGACACCTCCCTTGCCATTATTGACAAGCGTCGGCTTAGCGATTCAGATGTTGAGCAGGGATTGGTTGTGGGCAATGTAAAAGGTCTGGATGCCATTGTTTTTGACGATGAAATCTCCACAGGGGGAACCTTGGTGAGCACTGTGGATACCTTGAGACGGGCAGGTGCGGCTAAGGTTTATGTTGGTGCGACCCATCCGGTGCTTTGCGGCCAGGCCGTGGAAAATTTAAGTCAGACTTTTATATCTGAGATCGTTGTCTCCAACACGGTGCATATCCCTGCAGAAAAACAGTTTCCCCAGCTTAAAGCTTTGTCTGTAGCACCGCTTTTTGCCCGGGCCATCAAGCACATACATACAGGAGAAAGTGTTTCAGCGCTTTTTAAGCCATAA